A genomic region of Runella rosea contains the following coding sequences:
- a CDS encoding LpxL/LpxP family acyltransferase, giving the protein MRTSDLANYKRALLDCEDALNRVNLHEEEGYTVRFAIFSANLTNFLPEIPQSEHAELFKSLLTNLAFESFERNLLQIGDFCDVKGNIKSLKSNKTPQIFCTFHLGSYRIIANLLIRMGHNFSTIVRQDVYSKQIESMMSYTARMKEKYDTTSEVSVLNAEDPQILLKLVRELKSGRSLLVYLDGNTGTGDEKLDPVDFLSQKINARKGMTYLSYITGVPLVPVVSYRKPDRTNMLYAGEAIKAESGTSREEFSTKTLQYLFDFFAKYVASYPEQWEGWNYIHNALINREDSLQSPPNSAYKRIHYEFNFSRYSIFELQDAPVLFDKILYSTYEISDGLKNYLLKPPFVNPKQALGKFIFKELVRQGILI; this is encoded by the coding sequence ATGAGAACCTCGGATTTGGCCAATTATAAACGTGCACTTCTTGACTGTGAAGACGCGCTCAACCGAGTGAATTTACATGAAGAGGAAGGTTATACGGTAAGGTTTGCTATTTTTTCGGCCAACCTTACCAACTTTCTCCCAGAAATTCCCCAATCAGAACATGCCGAACTTTTCAAAAGTTTATTAACAAATTTAGCTTTTGAAAGTTTCGAACGCAATTTACTGCAAATTGGTGACTTCTGCGATGTCAAAGGCAATATAAAATCGCTTAAATCCAACAAAACGCCACAGATTTTCTGCACGTTTCACTTAGGTTCTTATAGGATCATTGCAAACCTGCTTATCAGGATGGGGCACAACTTCTCAACCATCGTCAGGCAGGACGTTTATAGTAAACAAATCGAATCCATGATGAGCTATACTGCTCGCATGAAGGAGAAATATGATACCACCAGTGAGGTAAGTGTATTAAATGCTGAGGACCCTCAAATTTTACTAAAGTTGGTCCGAGAGCTTAAATCTGGCAGATCATTGTTGGTATACTTAGATGGCAACACTGGTACAGGAGATGAAAAACTTGATCCAGTGGACTTTCTAAGTCAAAAAATTAACGCACGCAAAGGGATGACCTATCTTAGTTACATCACTGGCGTGCCACTCGTCCCCGTTGTTTCGTACCGTAAGCCCGACCGCACCAATATGCTATATGCTGGTGAGGCCATAAAAGCTGAATCAGGAACTTCCAGAGAAGAGTTTTCAACCAAAACATTACAGTATCTTTTCGATTTTTTTGCCAAATATGTGGCCTCCTATCCAGAACAATGGGAAGGATGGAACTACATTCACAACGCACTAATCAACCGAGAAGATTCATTACAGTCACCGCCAAATTCGGCATACAAAAGAATTCATTACGAATTCAACTTTAGTAGGTACAGTATTTTTGAACTACAAGATGCTCCAGTATTGTTTGATAAGATACTTTATTCAACGTACGAAATTTCTGATGGTCTAAAAAATTACCTTTTGAAACCGCCTTTT